A region of Moorena sp. SIOASIH DNA encodes the following proteins:
- a CDS encoding glutamine synthetase family protein, with amino-acid sequence MKNKILNTIDELGIRFVRILWCDNANIIRGKAVHWKTLPDYLKHGVGISAAQQALPVMYDVPVPGSGLGPIGEIRLVPDWETLTPLPYAPGHARVFGDMVNNGSPWPYCPRNFLKRMVAEAESEGLEVVAAFENEFYLLQPTPEGILPVDNTVFASTLAMDQHQQVIDHIAEALVEQGMPVEQYYPECGPGQQEISILYTQALPAADQQIAFRETVKAIAFQHHLVASFLPKILADQAGNGCHLHLSLWRDGKNLLLNPEGDGGLSQVACQFIAGILHHLPALMALTTPSTNSYRRIRPHCWSGAFRCWGIDNREAAVRVPSNPDGESPTNFELKTVDASSNPYLALGAVIAAGLDGIRNSLELGESVAVDPGHLTELERSQRGIELLPTTLGEAIGNLSADQVLLNALGVELAQAYLAVRKAEWEAMKDFELEEEVELLLERY; translated from the coding sequence ATGAAAAATAAAATCCTGAACACTATAGATGAACTAGGTATTCGATTTGTGCGTATCCTCTGGTGCGACAATGCTAACATCATCCGTGGTAAAGCAGTCCACTGGAAAACCTTACCAGACTACCTCAAGCACGGTGTGGGCATTTCAGCAGCCCAGCAAGCTCTACCGGTGATGTATGATGTCCCAGTCCCAGGCAGTGGCTTGGGACCCATCGGTGAAATCCGCTTAGTACCGGATTGGGAAACCTTAACCCCCTTACCCTATGCTCCTGGTCATGCCCGTGTGTTTGGGGATATGGTCAACAATGGTAGCCCATGGCCGTATTGTCCCCGAAACTTCCTCAAAAGGATGGTAGCAGAAGCGGAAAGTGAGGGCTTAGAAGTGGTTGCTGCATTTGAAAATGAGTTTTACCTGCTGCAGCCAACCCCTGAGGGGATTCTACCGGTAGACAATACCGTATTTGCCTCGACGCTGGCAATGGATCAACATCAGCAGGTGATTGACCACATTGCTGAAGCTTTGGTGGAGCAAGGGATGCCCGTAGAGCAGTATTACCCAGAATGTGGTCCTGGTCAACAGGAAATTTCTATACTGTACACCCAAGCCCTACCAGCGGCAGATCAACAAATAGCCTTCCGGGAGACAGTAAAAGCGATCGCATTTCAACATCACCTAGTTGCCTCATTTCTGCCCAAAATCCTAGCTGACCAAGCTGGTAATGGTTGTCACCTCCACCTCAGCCTATGGCGGGATGGCAAAAACCTGTTACTCAATCCAGAAGGGGATGGGGGACTTTCCCAAGTTGCCTGTCAGTTTATTGCTGGAATTTTACACCATTTACCTGCTTTAATGGCACTAACTACACCCAGTACTAATTCCTATCGACGGATTCGCCCTCATTGCTGGAGTGGCGCGTTCCGTTGTTGGGGAATCGATAACCGAGAGGCTGCGGTCAGGGTACCGAGTAACCCAGATGGTGAGAGTCCAACCAATTTTGAACTGAAAACTGTTGATGCTTCTTCTAATCCTTATCTAGCCTTGGGAGCAGTAATTGCGGCTGGCTTGGATGGAATTCGTAACAGTTTGGAATTGGGAGAATCTGTAGCAGTAGATCCAGGACATTTGACAGAATTAGAACGTAGTCAGAGGGGTATTGAGTTATTGCCAACTACTTTAGGGGAAGCGATTGGTAACTTAAGTGCTGATCAAGTACTATTGAATGCCTTAGGAGTAGAATTGGCTCAAGCGTATCTAGCGGTAAGGAAAGCCGAGTGGGAGGCAATGAAAGATTTTGAGTTAGAAGAAGAAGTCGAGCTTTTATTAGAGCGATATTGA
- a CDS encoding peptidoglycan-binding domain-containing protein has product MKEKIFPYETEKFLHLLILSIYIIFPWLLISLVKLPFGDKVIIKSLVFIAIYLLASIPCFTKIKNKVNYDDQFANAFIVIAVLGMFPIVSVIVAANSLSETIISQFSSDRNTNLIIAGLFFMLSAYGLTIDYKNLTGLFKKVFEELFSLLRDFINHGIISIILVVVSMIGIRIAEINPILGAILFILGIGVSIITLGISFLAISQFLKLIVCSIFLVITFIPGLIASLIFVGASHTIGNLQRISSILFPNEKILQPFISMDDALNNTSIPLLAISLTLSTLLYGLSIYTLASQEALITSVSVQILAPILKSKKSTLKSPEIDICQQVIALKNAPTLRPGEQNDKVRILQKLLLKKYGYRQKQVPLDGTYNDGTVAAIKKFQLKNSLSADGIVGPQTWKLLVEQSGCL; this is encoded by the coding sequence ATGAAAGAAAAAATCTTTCCTTATGAGACAGAAAAGTTTCTTCATCTCTTAATTCTATCAATTTATATAATTTTTCCTTGGCTACTAATTTCACTAGTTAAACTTCCCTTTGGGGATAAGGTGATTATTAAGTCTCTGGTTTTTATCGCTATTTATCTATTGGCGAGTATTCCTTGTTTTACCAAAATCAAAAATAAAGTGAATTATGATGATCAGTTTGCTAATGCTTTTATTGTCATTGCAGTATTAGGTATGTTCCCTATCGTTTCAGTAATAGTGGCTGCCAACTCTCTCTCTGAAACGATTATCTCTCAGTTCAGTAGCGATAGAAATACTAATCTGATAATTGCTGGCTTATTCTTTATGCTATCAGCCTATGGACTAACAATAGACTATAAAAACCTGACCGGGCTTTTTAAGAAAGTTTTTGAAGAACTTTTCTCGCTTTTAAGGGATTTCATAAATCATGGTATTATTTCTATAATACTAGTAGTTGTATCGATGATTGGAATCCGTATAGCTGAAATCAATCCAATTCTTGGTGCTATTTTGTTTATTTTGGGTATTGGTGTTTCAATCATAACGCTGGGTATAAGTTTTTTGGCTATTAGTCAATTTTTAAAACTGATAGTTTGTTCGATATTCTTGGTTATTACGTTTATTCCAGGGTTAATTGCATCATTAATATTTGTTGGTGCTAGCCATACAATAGGTAATCTCCAACGTATTAGCAGCATCCTTTTTCCAAACGAAAAAATTTTGCAGCCGTTCATTTCCATGGATGATGCTTTAAACAATACTTCAATACCGTTATTAGCTATCTCCCTAACATTATCTACGCTATTGTATGGTTTATCAATTTATACTTTAGCCTCTCAAGAAGCTTTAATTACCAGTGTATCTGTTCAGATATTAGCTCCGATTTTAAAAAGTAAAAAATCTACACTCAAATCACCTGAAATCGATATTTGCCAACAAGTCATAGCTCTGAAAAATGCGCCTACCTTAAGGCCAGGGGAACAGAACGATAAAGTTCGTATTTTGCAAAAGCTACTCCTGAAAAAATATGGTTATCGGCAGAAGCAGGTTCCCTTGGATGGAACATACAATGATGGAACTGTAGCAGCAATTAAAAAATTTCAGCTAAAAAATAGCTTGAGTGCTGATGGGATTGTTGGTCCTCAGACATGGAAGTTATTAGTTGAGCAAAGTGGCTGCTTGTAG
- a CDS encoding Hsp70 family protein: MAQTINIGIDLGTTNSAIAKFSQGKVDVFSNPTVHGKRTLPSVVGFKKNKIFVGDKAKEYWKKSPKNVVAFFKRKMGTDEEFLIEDLQGSKTPVDLSAEVLKELKTFVRTGEVVDSAVITVPASFDTNQSQATENAAHQAGIQQVFLLQEPIAASIAYANQEKGVEFDEQKWLVYDLGGGTFDVALLEVGDEEMIVLGNKGNNFLGGADFDNIIVDYILIPSIEKELGISGLLGDLKSQSSKYNALYFKLLLKAEEAKIALSSMESYDLEIEEIEDDKGEEHDLELTITRSQFEELIQPKIDETIALIKSLLQSKSLSSSDLKFVLMVGGSTYIPYVRQRLEESLQIPVNLDVDPTTVVAEGAALFAATKPRKIEENSSKPSPSGLTLRMEYPHVSRDLEEFLEARVEGALEGLYYRILRTDGGFDSGLKPLQREIEEDLPLVEQEQNIFEFKIFDSHGNAVPIDNNTIQIYQGITTVRGQTLPHDICIEIEDDNSKQTRCQAILRENSTLPQKQDYEVQVSRLVRHGTDDEIRINILEGPEDTLPQANQTIGYLVLKGTRFSRDIPAGTTIEITIEMSESRTLKLSVYIPLVDQEFKKVFEPKQRSVSLNQLKSEVQNLSSKISSEIVEAQNRNEQVVVQELKEKREQVHEISAKLLTVKADDVTDIRYQLEDDKRKVAQEVDSLTRDKYISAAIQQYQEAKAFCSRTIEDSGSEADKRTLNQLLQQEEGVLKSGSVSRINATTEQLNQLGVTAQMKSPTFHLSLFAHLVDQTEDFVDPAEAIKLLNLGAKYFESRNVKKLEEVNWALLNLLPPDKKSKVTGMSGGTNIRKSL, translated from the coding sequence ATGGCACAAACAATCAATATTGGGATTGACCTGGGCACTACAAATTCTGCAATTGCTAAGTTTTCTCAAGGAAAAGTAGATGTATTTTCTAATCCCACAGTTCACGGAAAGAGAACACTACCATCCGTTGTGGGATTCAAGAAAAATAAAATATTCGTTGGAGATAAGGCAAAAGAGTATTGGAAAAAATCTCCTAAGAATGTGGTTGCTTTCTTCAAACGTAAGATGGGAACTGATGAAGAGTTTCTGATTGAGGATCTCCAAGGGTCTAAAACACCCGTTGATCTATCTGCTGAAGTTCTAAAGGAATTAAAGACGTTCGTTAGAACTGGAGAAGTAGTTGATTCAGCAGTGATTACTGTACCGGCTTCTTTTGATACCAATCAGTCTCAGGCTACAGAGAATGCTGCTCATCAGGCTGGAATTCAGCAAGTGTTTTTGCTTCAGGAACCTATTGCTGCCAGCATAGCCTATGCCAATCAGGAGAAAGGAGTGGAGTTTGATGAGCAAAAATGGCTAGTTTATGACTTGGGGGGTGGAACCTTTGATGTTGCCCTTCTGGAGGTTGGTGATGAAGAAATGATAGTTCTTGGTAACAAAGGTAATAACTTTTTAGGGGGAGCTGATTTTGACAACATTATTGTTGATTACATTTTGATTCCTTCTATAGAAAAGGAGTTGGGTATCAGTGGTTTGTTAGGTGACTTGAAGAGCCAAAGCAGTAAGTATAATGCTCTTTACTTCAAACTTTTGCTGAAAGCGGAAGAAGCTAAGATTGCCCTCTCTTCCATGGAATCTTACGACCTAGAGATTGAGGAAATTGAAGACGATAAGGGTGAAGAGCATGATCTGGAATTAACAATTACACGCTCTCAGTTTGAAGAGTTAATCCAGCCTAAGATTGATGAGACCATTGCTTTAATTAAATCATTGCTACAGAGCAAGTCTCTGAGTTCATCGGATCTCAAGTTTGTATTGATGGTGGGGGGATCTACTTACATCCCCTATGTGCGTCAACGCCTAGAAGAATCATTACAGATACCGGTAAATTTAGATGTTGATCCTACAACGGTTGTAGCAGAGGGAGCTGCATTGTTTGCTGCAACTAAACCGAGAAAGATAGAGGAAAATTCATCAAAGCCTTCTCCCAGTGGATTAACACTAAGGATGGAATACCCCCATGTGTCTCGTGATTTGGAGGAGTTTCTTGAAGCAAGAGTAGAAGGGGCTTTAGAGGGTCTTTATTACCGAATTTTGAGAACCGATGGAGGTTTTGATTCCGGGCTGAAACCCCTACAACGAGAGATTGAAGAAGACTTACCTCTGGTTGAGCAAGAGCAGAATATCTTTGAATTCAAGATTTTTGATAGTCATGGTAATGCAGTTCCTATTGATAACAACACGATTCAAATTTATCAAGGGATAACCACTGTTAGGGGACAAACCCTACCCCATGATATTTGTATTGAGATTGAGGATGATAATTCTAAACAGACACGGTGTCAAGCTATTCTCAGGGAAAATAGCACTCTTCCCCAAAAACAGGACTATGAGGTGCAAGTGTCCAGGTTGGTGCGCCATGGCACAGATGATGAAATCCGAATCAATATCCTAGAGGGACCAGAAGATACATTACCTCAAGCCAATCAAACCATTGGCTATTTAGTCTTAAAGGGCACTCGGTTTAGCAGGGATATTCCAGCAGGAACTACGATTGAGATCACAATTGAAATGTCTGAGTCTCGGACGTTAAAGCTGTCTGTTTATATTCCCTTGGTTGATCAGGAATTTAAGAAAGTGTTTGAGCCGAAGCAGCGTAGTGTCTCCTTAAACCAACTGAAGTCCGAAGTCCAGAATTTGTCTTCTAAAATTTCCAGTGAAATTGTGGAGGCTCAAAACAGGAATGAACAGGTTGTGGTGCAAGAACTCAAGGAAAAACGGGAGCAGGTTCATGAAATTAGCGCTAAGCTGCTAACCGTCAAGGCGGACGATGTGACGGATATACGCTATCAGTTAGAAGATGACAAGCGAAAGGTAGCCCAAGAGGTGGATAGCTTGACTCGTGATAAGTATATTTCTGCTGCAATTCAGCAGTATCAGGAGGCAAAGGCATTTTGCTCCCGTACTATTGAGGACAGTGGCTCTGAGGCTGATAAACGAACCTTGAATCAACTGCTGCAACAAGAGGAAGGGGTGCTGAAGTCTGGCAGTGTATCTAGGATTAATGCTACGACTGAGCAATTGAATCAACTGGGTGTGACGGCACAGATGAAAAGCCCGACGTTCCATCTTAGTCTGTTTGCACACTTAGTGGATCAGACAGAAGATTTTGTTGATCCTGCTGAGGCTATAAAACTGTTGAATTTGGGAGCTAAGTATTTTGAAAGTCGTAATGTTAAGAAGTTAGAGGAGGTTAACTGGGCATTGCTCAATCTTCTGCCTCCTGATAAGAAGAGTAAAGTGACTGGAATGAGTGGAGGTACAAATATTCGGAAGTCGCTTTAA